One window from the genome of Palaemon carinicauda isolate YSFRI2023 chromosome 24, ASM3689809v2, whole genome shotgun sequence encodes:
- the LOC137618455 gene encoding uncharacterized protein gives MDSYSTSTRRTQKFSVQNFVKCPPFVLDGIYYHIKKMDLPVFPRFRRMAPDHLADDKQTVARMEEMGLCQRASSQWSSLLRIVLKKDGSLPQCGDYRRLNMQTKLDHYPIPNITDVTSNLHKAKVFFMLDILKGITKDAKNWVNRCTHAKLQKYIDTDSGVGTFPQPQHRFAQIHIDARYRFNFSIVDIISKSSGNHPTSDYHLQPASNIMVEHFHRIIKASLMSHCKDSNWFTQLPWILLGLSNTPKDTLNILAAEMMNWLSLPNFFHLQPPPTTSSAYVTLQKNLLYAARHTSPHRSNTYQQNCTQQCKFSCSTTLASHH, from the exons ATGGATTCCTACTCCACCTCcacacgtcgtacccagaagttttccgtccagaacttcgtcaaatgccCACCGTTCGTGTTAGACGGTATTTATTACCACATTAAGAAGATGGACCTCCCAGTGTTCCCCAGATTCAGGCGGatggcaccggatcatttggcagaCGATAAACAAACAGTAGCcagaatggaagaaatgggactttgccaaaggGCCTCAAGCCAATGGTCGTCACTCTTACGCATCGTCctcaagaaagatggctctctgcctcaatgtggggattacaggcgcctgaacatgcagacaaaactgGATCACTATCCCATTCCAAACATCACTGATGTGACCTccaacttgcacaaagcgaaggttttcttcatgctcgacatcctgaaggg cattactaaggatgctaaaaaTTGGGTCAACAGATGTactcatgccaaacttcaaaagtacatcgacacagattcaggagtgggcacctttcctcaacctcagcatcgttttgctcAAATTCACATAGAtgca agataCCGCTTTAACTTCTCCATTGTGGACATCATCAGCAAATcttctgggaatcaccctacatcagactaccaCCTACAACCTGCATCGAAtataatggttgaacattttcatcgcatcaTCAAAGCATCATTGATGTcgcactgcaaggactccaactggtttacacagcttccttggatcctcctgggactaagtaacactcctaaagacaccctgaatATCTTAGCAGCGGAAATGATGAACTGGTTgtccctgcctaattttttccatctgcaacctcctccaacaacctccagcgcctacgtcactttgcagaaaaatttactctatgccgccagacatACAAGTCCCCaccgaagcaacacataccaacagaacTGCACTCAGCAATGCAAGTTTTCCTGCTCAACAACACTAGCTAGCCATCACtaa